The genomic DNA ATACGGCGACGATCTGTTTGCGGCGTACGGCTTCCTGGACTCGTTCAATCCGACGTTCGATGTTGACATCAAGCCGCATCACGGCAAAGTCGTCCGCGGCATCGGATGGTTCGATACCGATTACCTGGGAATTGATCAGGGGCCGATTATCGCGATGATCGAGAACTACCGCTCTCAACTCGTTTGGAAAACCATGCGCAAAAATCCCTACATCGTGAGCGGGCTCAGGAAAGCCGGGTTCAGCGGCGGGTGGCTTGAGCAGTAGTTCTTTGCTTCGCTCTATTCGCGTTAAACTCGCGATCGCTTCACTCCCCTGTCTCGTAATCGCGGCCGCGGCATGCTCGCCCGCATCTGACCGCGAGTCGAAGCTTCGGTTGTGGGCAATGGGCCGCGAAGGAGAAGTAGTCTCCGAGCTCATACCTGCCTTCGAGAAAGAGCACCCCGGAATCAAGGTCGAGGTTCAGCAGATCCCCTGGTCGGCCGCACACGAAAAGCTGCTCACCGCGTTCGTCGGTGACGCCACGCCGGACATCGCGATGCTCGGCAACACATGGGTTCCGGAATTCGTCGCGCTCGACGCGCTCGAGCCACTCGATTCGCTCGTGGCCAGGTCCACCGATGTCGTACGCAGCGATTACTTCCCCGGCATCTGGAGCACCAACGTCGTCGACGGCGCGACGTATGGCATTCCGTGGTACGTCGACACCCAGGTGATTTTCTACCGGTCCGATCTGCTCGCGAAGGCCGGGTACAGCCAGATGCCATCTACCTGGGCCGATTGGCGGCAGGCAATGCAGAAGATCAAGTCACAGATGTCTGCACGACAGTACCCGCTTCTGATTCCCATCACGGAGTGGCGGCCCCCTGTCATTCTGGGCGTGCAGGCCGGATCACCGCTGCTCCGGGACAATGGTCGTCGCGGCGCGTTTCACGAGCCGCAGTTTCGCTCGGCGTTCGATTTTTACGCGGGACTTTTTCATGATGGGCTCGCACCGGCATTCAGCGCAAGCGAGATCTCGAACCTTTATCAGGAGTTCGAGCGCGGAAACATTGCGATGTATATCAGTGGGCCGTGGCAGATCGGCGAGTT from Gemmatimonadaceae bacterium includes the following:
- a CDS encoding sugar ABC transporter substrate-binding protein; protein product: MGREGEVVSELIPAFEKEHPGIKVEVQQIPWSAAHEKLLTAFVGDATPDIAMLGNTWVPEFVALDALEPLDSLVARSTDVVRSDYFPGIWSTNVVDGATYGIPWYVDTQVIFYRSDLLAKAGYSQMPSTWADWRQAMQKIKSQMSARQYPLLIPITEWRPPVILGVQAGSPLLRDNGRRGAFHEPQFRSAFDFYAGLFHDGLAPAFSASEISNLYQEFERGNIAMYISGPWQIGEFTNRLPKEMQDKWMTAPLPGMNGPGVSLAGGASLSLYRRSTHKREAWLLMEYLSRPDVQLRFYKLTGDLPARREAWRDTSLASNRYAQAFREQLDRVVPTPKVPEWEQIATKVFEYGEKAIRGRMTVEQALVALDRDVDALLEKRRWLMSRRKLATR